One segment of Ziziphus jujuba cultivar Dongzao chromosome 12, ASM3175591v1 DNA contains the following:
- the LOC107428487 gene encoding protein JINGUBANG, which produces MKVRSWLATCSSSSCTTAANESTIPLTKTSPPSQKRFVFDTSSSSDTPSSATSSTSSSNSTSDTCSTSLYSNLSLQTLPSVPSLQKLSPESLNLSISHVSIASLRPRLPLPLTCVAVHDTLLYTASSHEINVYDRTTSFTHLDALNGKDCSSGSIKAVAFSDGKVFTAHQDCKIRVWLTASSKRHKLLTSLPTVNDRLRRSILPKNYVNVRRHKKKLWIAHADAVTGLAVNNGLIYSVSWDKSLKIWRSSDLRCVESVKAHDDAVNAVTVSNDGTIYTGSADCRIRVWAKPFGEKRHALIATLEKHKSAVNALALNDDGSVLFSGACDRSILVWEREDSANHMAVTGALRGHGKAILSLFNVSALLLSGSADRTVRIWRRGHDGMYGCLVVLEGHVKPVKSLAAVMDGASNGVVTVFSGSLDGEAKVWQVTVSNCNSPVSQYLMKTN; this is translated from the coding sequence ATGAAGGTTCGGTCATGGCTAGCCACCTGCAGCTCCTCTTCATGCACAACCGCGGCCAACGAGTCCACCATCCCCTTGACAAAAACCTCTCCACCGTCTCAAAAAAGGTTCGTTTTTGACACAAGTAGCTCCTCCGATACACCAAGTAGCGCCACGTCATCAACATCGTCGTCGAACTCCACCAGTGATACATGCAGTACCAGCCTCTATAGCAACCTCTCCCTCCAAACCCTGCCATCTGTCCCCTCCCTCCAAAAACTCTCTCCCGAATCCCTTAACCTCTCCATTTCCCATGTCAGCATAGCCTCTCTCAGACCCCGACTACCACTCCCTCTAACCTGCGTCGCTGTCCACGATACTCTTCTCTACACCGCTTCATCTCATGAAATCAACGTCTACGATCGAACCACCAGCTTCACGCATCTCGATGCGCTCAACGGGAAAGATTGCTCCTCCGGTTCAATCAAAGCCGTTGCTTTCTCTGACGGAAAGGTTTTCACGGCACACCAAGACTGTAAGATCCGTGTCTGGTTAACGGCGTCAAGTAAACGGCACAAGCTCTTAACTTCCCTACCAACCGTTAACGACCGTTTGCGCCGTTCCATTCTTCCCAAGAACTACGTCAATGTCCGTCGTCACAAGAAAAAGCTCTGGATTGCACATGCTGACGCCGTTACAGGCCTTGCCGTTAACAACGGTTTGATCTACTCGGTTTCTTGGGATAAGAGCTTGAAGATATGGCGTTCCTCCGATCTCCGTTGTGTTGAGTCCGTCAAAGCTCACGACGACGCAGTTAACGCCGTTACTGTCTCAAATGATGGAACTATTTACACCGGGTCGGCGGATTGTCGGATTAGGGTTTGGGCCAAACCGTTTGGTGAGAAACGGCACGCGCTGATAGCTACCTTGGAGAAACACAAATCGGCGGTGAATGCTCTGGCTCTAAACGACGACGGATCGGTGCTGTTTTCAGGGGCTTGTGACCGTTCGATCTTGGTTTGGGAGAGAGAAGACAGCGCGAATCACATGGCCGTGACGGGGGCGTTGAGGGGCCACGGAAAGGCTATACTGTCTTTGTTCAACGTCTCCGCATTGCTGTTGAGTGGGTCAGCGGATCGGACGGTCAGGATCTGGCGACGTGGACATGATGGGATGTACGGCTGTTTGGTTGTTCTGGAAGGGCACGTGAAGCCGGTGAAGTCGTTGGCGGCTGTTATGGATGGTGCTTCGAACGGCGTCGTTACGGTGTTTAGTGGAAGCTTGGATGGGGAGGCTAAGGTGTGGCAGGTCACAGTTTCAAATTGTAACAGTCCGGTGTCCCAATATCTtatgaaaacaaattaa